A genomic region of Mustela erminea isolate mMusErm1 chromosome 12, mMusErm1.Pri, whole genome shotgun sequence contains the following coding sequences:
- the AK3 gene encoding GTP:AMP phosphotransferase AK3, mitochondrial, translating to MGASARLLRAVIMGAPGSGKGTVSSRITKHFALKHLSSGDLLRDNMLRGTEIGVLAKTFIDQGKLIPDDVMTRLALHELKRLAQHSWLLDGFPRTLPQAEALDRAYQIDTVINLNVPFEVIKQRLTARWIHPASGRVYNIEFNPPKAVGIDDLTGEPLIQRDDDKPETVVKRLKAYEVQTQPVLEYYQKKGVLETFSGTETDKIWPYVYAFLQTKVPQMNQKASVTP from the exons ATGGGGGCGTCGGCGCGGCTGCTGCGCGCGGTGATCATGGGGGCGCCGGGCTCGGGCAAGGGCACCGTGTCGTCGCGCATCACCAAACACTTCGCGCTGAAGCACCTCTCCAGCGGGGACCTGCTCCGGGACAACATGCTCCGGGGCACAG AAATTGGTGTGTTAGCCAAGACGTTCATTGACCAAGGGAAGCTCATCCCAGATGACGTCATGACTCGGTTGGCCCTTCATGAGCTGAAGAGACTTGCGCAGCACAGCTGGCTGTTGGATG GTTTTCCAAGGACACTTCCACAGGCAGAAGCCCTGGACAGAGCTTATCAGATAGACACAGTGATTAATCTGAACGTGCCCTTTGAGGTCATTAAGCAGCGTCTCACTGCGCGCTGGATCCATCCAGCCAGTGGCCGCGTCTACAACATCGAATTCAACCCTCCCAAAGCTGTG GGCATCGATGACCTGACTGGGGAGCCTCTCATTCAGCGTGACGATGACAAGCCAGAGACAGTTGTCAAGAGACTGAAGGCTTATGAAGTCCAAACTCAGCCGGTCCTGGAATATTACCA GAAAAAGGGTGTGTTGGAAACCTTCTCTGGAACAGAAACTGACAAGATCTGGCCTTATGTCTATGCTTTCCTACAAACAAAAGTTCCACAGATGAACCAGAAAGCATCAGTTACTCCATGA